In a genomic window of Molothrus ater isolate BHLD 08-10-18 breed brown headed cowbird chromosome 17, BPBGC_Mater_1.1, whole genome shotgun sequence:
- the FNDC11 gene encoding fibronectin type III domain-containing protein 11, with protein sequence MAKVLHERETTPDSTPPREEQDDNASMKQYLRNKNLVLDFLRSDLNPHHLQYHWNKVHLLKKCYFYLKFEPRHVCVRDQNNMMIFADILQIANPCQLQKIKKVGKKQTEIQLALLTELLEQLERGREELSRYVQICDVDDFLSQWDLNIKRVLKLSMFFNKLISLEEPRKLHVKHSLVSQIHLGGALHPSITFSLYTKKPPIFDRIESFACQTWAQLKWFTESQESHLERWQLEIKLVTDDSQTEPGYGRTQEVISNPCVINHLLPGRLYEFTVRRSDTHTLVYSQWHDCIILKTKTHPAEDTKEAPNRSLMRRLTRPTPSV encoded by the coding sequence ATGGCTAAGGTTTTGCATGAGCGTGAAACCACTCCGGACAGTACCCCACCCAGAGAAGAACAGGATGACAATGCCAGCATGAAGCAGTACCTGAGAAACAAAAACCTTGTTCTGGATTTCCTGCGCTCTGACCTGAACCCCCACCACCTCCAGTACCACTGGAACAAAGTTCATCTTCTGAAGAAGTGTTACTTTTACTTGAAGTTTGAGCCCAGACACGTGTGCGTGAGAGACCAGAACAATATGATGATTTTTGCTGACATCTTGCAAATAGCAAACCCCTGCCAACTCCAGAAGATCAAGAaggtggggaaaaaacagaCTGAAATCCAGCTGGCACTTTTAACAGAGCTGTTGGAACAGCTGGAACGAGGCCGGGAGGAGCTGAGCCGTTACGTACAGATCTGTGACGTAGATGATTTCCTCTCCCAGTGGGACTTGAATATAAAGAGAGTGCTCAAGCTCTCCATGTTTTTCAATAAGCTCATTTCCTTGGAAGAGCCAAGGAAGCTCCACGTCAAGCACAGTTTGGTGTCACAGATACACCTCGGAGGTGCTCTACACCCTTCCATTACTTTTTCTCTCTACACAAAGAAGCCGCCGATTTTTGATCGGATAGAGTCGTTTGCGTGCCAGACCTGGGCCCAGCTCAAGTGGTTCACTGAGAGTCAAGAGTCTCACCTGGAACGATGGCAGCTGGAGATCAAGCTGGTGACAGATGACAGTCAGACAGAACCAGGATACGGTCGGACCCAGGAAGTCATCTCCAACCCGTGTGTAATCAACCACCTGCTGCCTGGCAGGTTGTACGAGTTCACAGTGAGGAGATCCGACACGCACACGCTCGTCTACTCACAGTGGCACGACTGCATTATATTGAAGACAAAAACTCACCCTGCTGAAGACACCAAGGAAGCCCCCAACCGCAGCCTTATGAGGCGGCTCACAAGACCGACTCCCTCAGTTTAA